In Acropora muricata isolate sample 2 chromosome 11, ASM3666990v1, whole genome shotgun sequence, one DNA window encodes the following:
- the LOC136890710 gene encoding uncharacterized protein, whose amino-acid sequence MSQGLASSTHRTYKSAQLRFVNFCSQAGRLHPSGSPCPASEWTLCLFATHLSSSLCSSSIKIYLSAVRSMHIDLGLPDPLVDCLQLQRVLRGIKRTQGSTGSSRLPITDHHMLIIYKSLCLFNHDHLMFWAASTLAYFGFLRSSEFTVSSLSAFNPLVHLSISDIAVDSHVSPSCLQLNIKASKTDPFRKGCCLYIGMGRPPLCALSALIQYLPLRGQSPGPLFLLSSGQPLSRALLTRWLKDIFAAAGIEGSFSSHSFRIGAATVAARSGIPDHLIQAMGRWNSDAYKLYIRTPAEVLAQATSMLSQ is encoded by the coding sequence ATGTCCCAGGGATTGGCTTCTTCTACACACCGCACTTACAAATCTGCTCAGCTTCGTTTTGTCAACTTCTGTTCTCAAGCTGGACGGCTTCACCCGAGTGGTTCGCCCTGTCCTGCGAGCGAGTGGACTCTTTGCCTGTTTGCAACCCATCTCTCCTCCTCACTTTGTTCATCGTCCATCAAGATTTATTTATCTGCTGTTCGTTCCATGCACATTGATCTTGGTCTTCCGGACCCTCTGGTTGACTGCCTGCAGTTGCAACGTGTCCTGCGCGGGATAAAGCGGACTCAAGGCTCAACAGGTTCTTCACGCCTTCCTATTACAGACCACCACATGCTCATTATATACAAGTCCCTCTGCTTGTTCAACCACGATCACTTGATGTTCTGGGCTGCCTCTACCCTTGCCTACTTTGGGTTTCTCCGCTCCTCTGAATTTACAGTTTCGTCCTTGTCAGCCTTCAATCCCCTCGTCCATCTGTCGATCAGCGACATTGCTGTGGATTCTCATGTTTCACCTTCCTGCCTTCAACTTAACATCAAGGCTTCCAAGACTGACCCTTTTCGGAAGGGCTGCTGCCTCTACATTGGCATGGGTCGTCCTCCGCTCTGTGCATTATCTGCCCTCATACAGTATTTACCTCTCCGAGGCCAGTCGCCTGGTCCTTTGTTTCTCCTTTCATCTGGCCAACCTCTCTCTCGTGCCCTTTTGACACGTTGGCTTAAAGATATTTTCGCAGCTGCAGGTATAGAGGGGTCCTTTTCGAGTCATAGCTTCAGGATCGGTGCTGCAACGGTTGCTGCTCGCTCTGGCATTCCCGATCATCTTATACAGGCCATGGGGCGTTGGAATAGTGATGCCTATAAACTGTATATTAGGACCCCTGCAGAGGTTCTCGCTCAAGCAACCTCCATGCTGTCACAATAA